CAGAATACATGGCATTTACTGAGCGCTATGCCAAGCGACGGATTCCCCTACCAGGGCGTCAGCAACAGCTGATTATTCTACGGGCGCAAACATTCTCCCAACAACAACCTCCGGAAACCTGCGTAGATATAGAACAGGCGGCAGAAGGGAGTGGTAATGAAGCTGATGGCTCTTGGGAAGATCCAGCGGTACAGCAATTGCGAAGTGCGATGGCGACACAACCAGAGCCAGAACCCCAAGAAGATACATTACGCTCTGTCGTGATTACTGAACTGATGAATTATCTCGAAGAGCGGCAACAATCAGACTGTGCTGATTACTTCGCCCTCCGCCTCCAAGATTTATCAGCGCAGGAGATTGAGTCAATTTTGGGGTTAACTCCTCGCCAGCGAGATTATTTACAGCAGCGCTTTAAATACCATTTAATCCGGTTTGCCTTATTGCATCGCTGGGAGTTGGTTCATGAGTGGTTAGAAGCAGATTTGCATACAAATTTGGGCTTGACTCCTCAGCAATGGGAAGTGTACACAGATCAACTGGACAATAAACAACGGTCTCTACTAGAGTTGAAACAACAGGGTCATCCGGATGAAAAAATTGCTAAAACTTTAGGGTTATCAATGGCACAATTGCAAAAACGGTGGTTTAAAATTCTTGAACAAGCTTGGGAAATTCGTAACTCTTTAGTGTCCGGATCGGGTGCATCTACTCATGAATAGTGACTCAGAATCCTTACAAGACCAGTTACTTGCTTGGTTATTGGCACAAAACGCCCAAACCAACAAGCAAAACTCGGTCGAGTGTGAGGACTTTGAAGGGGTAGAAAATCTTGATGAAATCGCCGCTGGAAACGGTGGCGCTTTTGAGTTAGGATGTATACCCCAAACCTTTCAACTGGGAGAAATTCCTACTGTGCAAGAACGTTTCCAAGCCGTCCTTAAACGTCGGTTACAAAGTCAAATTCAAAACCATCCACCACTATTCCCGTGGGAATCACAACTTACAGAATACCCTGAGTGGGTAGACAACTCATCTATGGAATTAGTTCCGGTTTGGGGGTGGACGGCACAGCAATCTAAGCTGAATCTGCCGATTCCACTGCCGGAAAGAGTTTTCCAGCAATTGCTGGAGAAGTGTCAGGCGCTGATTGCCACTTCAGTGCCGTTAGGGGCAAAACTGGTTCAGGCTGTAGAAAGCCTCTTCCCTGACGATTCTCA
The sequence above is a segment of the Mastigocladopsis repens PCC 10914 genome. Coding sequences within it:
- the hetZ gene encoding heterocyst differentiation protein HetZ, with the translated sequence MNSAATTTIQGVSSIGVEAIFQLLLKELQQSTKASEQNCRDVATRIAAEVYRICSESKRIQAAGTVENSAITLARHRLQQCLRYYELGSNRGRIELHSTLSAIIYRYINPPQRQLSYQGRLVVIEDFLQSFYLEALNAFRRENQLGATYSPKTLLELAEYMAFTERYAKRRIPLPGRQQQLIILRAQTFSQQQPPETCVDIEQAAEGSGNEADGSWEDPAVQQLRSAMATQPEPEPQEDTLRSVVITELMNYLEERQQSDCADYFALRLQDLSAQEIESILGLTPRQRDYLQQRFKYHLIRFALLHRWELVHEWLEADLHTNLGLTPQQWEVYTDQLDNKQRSLLELKQQGHPDEKIAKTLGLSMAQLQKRWFKILEQAWEIRNSLVSGSGASTHE